One Prevotella intermedia ATCC 25611 = DSM 20706 DNA window includes the following coding sequences:
- a CDS encoding IS982 family transposase yields MTDTNLIEIFCIFDDFCKYFTPELKKHTLQVPGKRHRNRASRMSDSEIMTILVLFHTHRFRDLKSFYLGYICQHMRGEFPHRISYNRFVERQAQVALHLLLFLQTCALGKCSSISIIDSTPLASCHIKRERQHRTMRGWAAKGKCTMGWFYGFKLHLVINDKGEIIQWKLTPGNVDDREPLKDKRFTERLFGKLFADRGYISQNLFEMLFVDNIHLVTKIKKNMKNSLMSLYDKLLLRKRSVIETVNDELKNVCQIEHTRHRSFDNFATNLIAGLIAYNLLPKKPEMNIEIIDKSRIIA; encoded by the coding sequence ATGACTGATACAAATTTAATAGAAATATTCTGTATATTCGACGATTTTTGCAAGTATTTTACTCCTGAGTTGAAAAAACATACGCTTCAGGTACCCGGCAAGCGGCACCGCAACCGTGCTTCCCGTATGTCGGACAGTGAAATCATGACCATTCTGGTCCTGTTCCACACCCACCGTTTCCGAGACCTAAAGTCCTTCTATCTGGGCTATATCTGCCAGCATATGCGTGGAGAGTTCCCACATCGGATTTCCTACAACCGCTTCGTCGAGCGGCAGGCACAGGTCGCACTGCACCTGTTGCTGTTTCTCCAGACATGTGCACTGGGCAAGTGTTCAAGCATATCCATCATTGATTCCACACCACTGGCTTCCTGCCACATCAAGCGTGAGCGGCAGCACAGGACCATGAGGGGCTGGGCGGCAAAGGGAAAGTGCACCATGGGCTGGTTCTACGGATTCAAGCTACATCTTGTCATCAATGACAAGGGAGAGATTATCCAGTGGAAGCTCACGCCAGGAAACGTAGATGACAGGGAGCCATTGAAGGATAAACGCTTCACCGAGAGGTTGTTTGGAAAACTCTTTGCAGACAGGGGGTATATCAGTCAGAACCTCTTTGAGATGCTCTTTGTGGACAATATACATTTGGTGACCAAGATAAAGAAGAACATGAAGAACTCACTGATGAGCCTGTATGATAAGTTGTTGCTCAGAAAACGTTCTGTCATTGAGACAGTGAACGATGAACTGAAGAATGTATGTCAGATAGAACACACCAGACATCGCTCTTTTGATAACTTTGCAACAAATCTGATAGCAGGACTCATTGCATACAATCTGTTGCCAAAGAAGCCAGAAATGAACATAGAGATAATTGATAAAAGCAGGATAATTGCATAG